TTCAGCACCGATTTCTTCAGGCGTTGGTTCCCGGCCTAAGTCTTGCAGTAAATTACGCTGTACACGGACTAATTTATTAATGGTCTCCACCATATGCACAGGAATCCGAATGGTACGTGCTTGGTCGGCAATAGCCCGGGTAATAGCTTGGCGAATCCACCACGTTGCATAGGTTGAGAATTTGAAGCCTTTAGTATAATCAAATTTCTCGACCGCCTTCATCAAGCCCATATTTCCTTCTTGAATTAAGTCTAGGAAAGACATCCCCCGGCCTACATAGCGTTTAGCAATAGATACAACGAGACGTAAGTTTGCTTCCGCTAATTCTTGCTTGGCTTCCTCATCACCGTCTTCGATGCGTTTAGCAATTGCCACTTCTTCTTCAGCCGTTAATAAGTCAACCCGACCAATTTCCTTTAAGTACATGCGCACCGGATCGCTTACTTTAATTTTCGATTGGACTGCTTTAGAAGCTGTTGTTTCAATTGGCTGTTCTTCAGCCCGAATCATTTGTTGCTTGGTTGGCCCCCCATCATCACCGACCACAGCGATGCCACTATCTTCAACTTGTTGAATCAGCTTATCCATCGCATCTGCATCAAGCTTATAGGGACTTGCGATTTCCTTCGTTAATTCATCGTAGTGCACTTGACCCAAGGTCCGCTTTTGATTAATTAACTGCTCTGTTGCCTCCTTAAGAGTCAGGCTTAATGCTTGTTTATTGGTTTGCTCTGCCATATAAATAACGCCTCCTATTGCTTTATTTTGCGATTGAGTCGCATAATTTGCATCATTAAATCATTCATTTCCGTGTATTCTGCCGATTGCCTTGCCTGCTTAACCTTCTCCCGTAATTCCTCAATTTCCTGCTGGACGAAGGCCTTGTCGATAGCCTTCAGGCAATCCACCATCACTTCTTCTTGGTAGCCTAGATTTTCCTGATCCCAAATGACTTCATTTAGAAATTGACGGCTCGACTCTTCCGTCATTCTATCGACGATGGCTGTCAAAGGCAAAGACAGCCCTTCATCATAGTATAACTCCTGTAAGGCAAAATATATTCTCTGCGCAGTGTCATGAAAGAGTACTAGCGCTCCGTCCATCTCCTCAACAAATTTCCATGCCTCTTCATAGTAAATCAAATGAAATAATAATTGCTTCTCACTTTGAAAAGCCAGGCCCGAGCGAATATTCAAGCTCGTAGATGCCGGAGCTGGCGCTACAGGTGGCGGAGGGGGAGCGGCTTCACCGGGTGACTCCTGACGCCTTTGCTGGTTCAGTTGCTGTCGTTTGCGGGCAACTTGTTCTTCAATCAGGTCTAAACTTACCGTATAGGCTTCAGCTAAGTCCTTCATCCGTAATTCTTGCTCAATTGGTGAATTTAGTTGCGCGATTAACTGGGTGACTTGTTCGATATATTGAGCTAATTCTTGGTCATTATGGAGATTATAGTGCGTTTTCAAGTACTCGACTTGAAAGTCAAAGGCTGACTGGGCCTCTTCGAGCAGGCGGTCAAAGGACGCCTTGCCCTTTTGCTTAAGCCATTCATCCGGGTCCAGTCCTTGGGGGATGCTTACGGACTTGGCTACTAATTGCGGACGCGGTAAGACTAAATCGAAAGCCCGCTTCGTCGCTTTCTGGCCGGCCTCATCACCGTCAAAGATGAAGTAAACCTCCCGGCTCAAACGCGTCAGACGGTCCAAATGTTCCTCAGTCAAGCTTGTACCCATGGTAGCAACGACATTCTCATAGCCAGCTTGATAGAGTGCCATAACGTCCATATAGCCCTCACAAATTAAGACTTGCTTGGTTCGGTTTATTTCGGGTCGGGCTAAGTCTAGGTTATAGAGTAGTTCCCCTTTCTGGAAGATGGGGGTTTCTGGGCTATTGAGGTATTTGGCCTGGGGAGACTGTTCAGCTTGAAACTGTCTGCCAGAAAAGGCCACTACCTGGCCCCGCTCATTTCTTAAGGGAATAATCAAGCGTCCGCAGAAGCGGTCGCGCCATTCTTGGTAATCATTCTGATAGAAAATTCCGCTGTCGATAAGTTCCTGATCGCTAAATTCATTCTGGCGTAAGTATTCCAACAGAACTTGTGAATTATCTGGCGCTAAGCCCAATTGAAAGGTATCCAACAGGGCTTCATCAAAGCCACGATTCAATAAATAATCGTAACCTGAGGCACCATTATTCGTCCCTGTTAAATAGTAATGGTAGAAGTCCGCCACCTTATCGTGAAGTTCATACAGTCTCTGATGAGCAGGCTGAACTTTGGATCCTTGTTGGAGGTAGCGCTCATCGATTGGTATTTGACTAAAGGCCGCAACTTTTGCGAAAGCTTCTGGAAAACTAATTCCTTCAATTTCCTCAATAAAGCTATAGACGTTCCCACCTCGCCCACAACTGAAGCATTTATAAATTTGCTTAGGTTGCGAGACGGAAAAGGATGGGTTACGATCTTCATGGAAGGGACACGAAGCAATGTAATTCGCCCCGCGTTTGGTCAATGGAACATATTGACTAATAACATCGACAATATCTGTATTCTCCCGAACTTGATTGATGAGTGTTTGTGGAATGAAAGCCATAGCCTACTCCTTTCAAGTTCCTTAGTCTTCTTCGTCGAATACGTAAGCTTCAATAACTTCCCAAATATCTTCCTTACCTTCACCTGTTACCGAAGAGAATGGGAAAAGTGCATCGACCGTCGGCAAATCCAAAGCTTTCTCGTATAACTGGAAATGCCGATTCCACTGGTTGCGTTTTACTTTATCGACCTTCGTTAAGATAATGGCGTAAGGGATATCAGCTTCTTCCGCCAAGTCTTTCATTTGCTTATCCAAAGCCGTTGGCTCATGGCGAAAATCCATAAGTAGAAACAATAGCTCCAAATTCTCGCGTTGCAGGACATATTGGCGTACCATCTGTTCAAATTGAACTCTTTGTGATTTAGATACGCGGGCATAACCATAACCAGGCACATCTACAAAGCGAAATTCCTGGTTAATATCATAAAAGTTAAGCGTTTGTGTCTTACCAGGTTGACTCGATGTGCGGGCAAGCCCTTTGCGGTCAATCATCCGATTGATAAAAGATGATTTCCCTACGTTAGATCGCCCTGCCAGAGCCACTTCGGGGACATCTGGAGCCGGATATTGCTTAGGCGATACCGCACTAATCATCATCTCAGCGTGATGTACATGCATCTAATCCCTCCTTATCGCTTAAGAAATTTTGCGGTTTTCTTCGTTATAATAACTTGGTTCTGATGTGCCAAGAACGTTCTCCTCGGTAATGACAATCTTAGCAATATCATCACGGCTAGGCACCTCATACATCGCCTCAAGCATTACTGTCTCAAGAATCGAACGTAAGCCCCGGGCACCCGTATCACGTTCAAGGGCTAAGCGGGCTACCGCTCGAAGCGCGTCATCTTCGATTTCTAAAGCCACATCATCCATCGCGAACATCTTCTCGTATTGCTTCACTAAGGCATTCTTCGGCTCAGTTAGAATGCGAACTAAATCATCTTCCGTCAGCTTTTCTAAGGCTGCTGTCACAGGAATCCGGCCGATAAATTCAGGAATCAGACCGAATTTAAGCAAGTCTTCTGAAGTCACTTGCTGCATGATACTCTTCGATTCATCCAACTTGCCTTGAGAGGAACCGAAACCGATCACCTTGCTACCAAGACGTTCTTTAACAATTGTTTCGATACCGGCAAAGGCTCCACCC
This region of Suicoccus acidiformans genomic DNA includes:
- the rpoD gene encoding RNA polymerase sigma factor RpoD, whose amino-acid sequence is MAEQTNKQALSLTLKEATEQLINQKRTLGQVHYDELTKEIASPYKLDADAMDKLIQQVEDSGIAVVGDDGGPTKQQMIRAEEQPIETTASKAVQSKIKVSDPVRMYLKEIGRVDLLTAEEEVAIAKRIEDGDEEAKQELAEANLRLVVSIAKRYVGRGMSFLDLIQEGNMGLMKAVEKFDYTKGFKFSTYATWWIRQAITRAIADQARTIRIPVHMVETINKLVRVQRNLLQDLGREPTPEEIGAEMDLPTEKVREILKIAQEPVSLETPIGEEDDSHLGDFIEDDGAISPEDFTSSSLLREQLEEVLDTLTDREENVLRLRFGLDDGNIRTLEQVGKVFGVTRERIRQIEAKALRKLRHPSRSKQLKDFLE
- the dnaG gene encoding DNA primase yields the protein MAFIPQTLINQVRENTDIVDVISQYVPLTKRGANYIASCPFHEDRNPSFSVSQPKQIYKCFSCGRGGNVYSFIEEIEGISFPEAFAKVAAFSQIPIDERYLQQGSKVQPAHQRLYELHDKVADFYHYYLTGTNNGASGYDYLLNRGFDEALLDTFQLGLAPDNSQVLLEYLRQNEFSDQELIDSGIFYQNDYQEWRDRFCGRLIIPLRNERGQVVAFSGRQFQAEQSPQAKYLNSPETPIFQKGELLYNLDLARPEINRTKQVLICEGYMDVMALYQAGYENVVATMGTSLTEEHLDRLTRLSREVYFIFDGDEAGQKATKRAFDLVLPRPQLVAKSVSIPQGLDPDEWLKQKGKASFDRLLEEAQSAFDFQVEYLKTHYNLHNDQELAQYIEQVTQLIAQLNSPIEQELRMKDLAEAYTVSLDLIEEQVARKRQQLNQQRRQESPGEAAPPPPPVAPAPASTSLNIRSGLAFQSEKQLLFHLIYYEEAWKFVEEMDGALVLFHDTAQRIYFALQELYYDEGLSLPLTAIVDRMTEESSRQFLNEVIWDQENLGYQEEVMVDCLKAIDKAFVQQEIEELREKVKQARQSAEYTEMNDLMMQIMRLNRKIKQ
- the yihA gene encoding ribosome biogenesis GTP-binding protein YihA/YsxC — translated: MHVHHAEMMISAVSPKQYPAPDVPEVALAGRSNVGKSSFINRMIDRKGLARTSSQPGKTQTLNFYDINQEFRFVDVPGYGYARVSKSQRVQFEQMVRQYVLQRENLELLFLLMDFRHEPTALDKQMKDLAEEADIPYAIILTKVDKVKRNQWNRHFQLYEKALDLPTVDALFPFSSVTGEGKEDIWEVIEAYVFDEED